In Nocardioides sp. W7, the genomic stretch TCGACCTGCCGGACTCGGCGGCGCACGACGAGCAGACCGTCGCCGCGCTGCTCGGCCCCGCCCGGCAGCACCGCGTGCGCACCGCCGCGCTCGTGGTGCAGGCCGACGAGGACCGCGCGGCCGCGGCCCGCCGGCTGGGCCGGCGGCTCGTGCCCGCGTTCCAGCGCGCCGGGATCGACGTGGTCGACGCCCTGCGGGCCGACGGTCACCGCTGGCACCCGCTGCTGCCCGGCCGACGACCACGAGTGCCGGAGTGGGGCGTCCCCTACGACCTCTCCTGCCACCCGTTCACCGCCCAGGCGGTGTTCGACGGACGAGCGCTGCTCGGGTCCCGCGAGGAGCTGGCGCGTGGTCTCGACCCCGATCGGGACGGAGTCGCCGCGGTGGCCGCGTTGCTGCCGGGCGCCGTGCCGGCCCGCCCCGGCGAGGCCGCCGACCTGGTCGCGGCCCATCTGGGCGTCGGCCGGGTGCCGGACGCGGACCTGGCCCGCCTGCTGCTCGGCCTCCGCGACCTGGCGGTGCGCGACGCGGCATGGGCCTCGGTGCGGCGGCCCGGTGCCCACGACCACGTCCGGCTCTGGACCGACG encodes the following:
- a CDS encoding DUF4192 domain-containing protein; its protein translation is MTSPAPSSPPPPTRLTARTPEDLIAMVPLVLGFQATDSVVLLTFGGSRPFHARIDLPDSAAHDEQTVAALLGPARQHRVRTAALVVQADEDRAAAARRLGRRLVPAFQRAGIDVVDALRADGHRWHPLLPGRRPRVPEWGVPYDLSCHPFTAQAVFDGRALLGSREELARGLDPDRDGVAAVAALLPGAVPARPGEAADLVAAHLGVGRVPDADLARLLLGLRDLAVRDAAWASVRRPGAHDHVRLWTDAVRRAPAQVLGGPAALLAVTAWAAGDGALAWCAVDRCQAVDPGNSLARLVSDALQHAVPPSMFEGEGPAGPGR